One part of the Oceanihabitans sp. IOP_32 genome encodes these proteins:
- a CDS encoding ferredoxin--NADP reductase, whose amino-acid sequence MSSFYKLSIKDIKRETNKAISLSFKVPESLKDQFTFKAGQYLTLKTIINGKEVRRDYSLCSSPKSGVLKVAIKAVEEGLFSAYANTTLKAGDTLEVAPPRGRFIFEPNDKTTKNIEAFAAGSGITPILSIIKCALEEEEQSKVILVYGNKTPEDTMFLDELLELQRVYKDRFSIQFVFSQVDEDDAIFGRIEKSTVNFVTKNKYKNIDVDAYYLCGPEAMINTVKSVLIENNIDENRIHFELFKTSKPVQIEENAPSSGKTKITVVVDDESTTFEMSSKQTILEAALDKDIDAPYSCQGGICSSCLARITEGEATMRQNNILTESEVAEGLILTCQAEPKSETIVVDYDDV is encoded by the coding sequence ATGTCTTCATTTTACAAACTCAGCATAAAAGATATAAAACGAGAAACTAACAAGGCGATAAGCCTTAGTTTTAAAGTGCCAGAATCATTAAAAGACCAATTTACTTTTAAAGCTGGACAATATCTTACATTAAAAACCATAATTAACGGCAAGGAAGTACGCCGCGATTATTCGCTGTGTTCATCGCCTAAAAGTGGTGTCTTAAAAGTGGCCATTAAAGCCGTTGAAGAGGGTCTCTTTTCAGCTTATGCAAACACGACTTTAAAAGCAGGAGACACCTTAGAAGTAGCTCCGCCAAGAGGTCGTTTTATTTTCGAACCTAACGATAAAACCACTAAAAATATAGAAGCCTTTGCTGCAGGAAGTGGGATAACCCCCATTTTAAGTATTATAAAATGTGCTTTAGAGGAAGAAGAACAGAGTAAAGTCATTCTGGTCTATGGTAATAAAACACCCGAAGACACCATGTTTTTAGATGAACTTCTAGAGCTTCAGCGTGTCTATAAAGATCGGTTTTCAATTCAATTTGTATTTAGTCAAGTGGATGAGGACGATGCCATTTTTGGTCGTATAGAAAAAAGTACGGTAAATTTCGTAACTAAAAACAAGTATAAAAATATTGATGTTGATGCTTATTACCTCTGTGGTCCTGAAGCGATGATTAATACCGTAAAATCGGTTTTAATTGAAAATAATATTGATGAAAACCGCATTCATTTTGAACTTTTTAAGACGTCTAAACCTGTTCAAATTGAAGAAAACGCCCCGTCTAGCGGAAAAACAAAAATTACTGTTGTGGTTGATGACGAATCCACCACTTTCGAAATGTCTTCTAAACAAACCATTCTTGAAGCAGCTTTAGACAAAGATATAGATGCGCCATACTCCTGCCAAGGTGGTATTTGTAGTAGCTGCCTAGCGCGAATAACTGAGGGGGAAGCAACTATGCGACAAAACAATATTTTAACCGAAAGTGAAGTTGCTGAAGGTTTAATTTTAACCTGTCAAGCAGAGCCAAAATCGGAGACTATTGTTGTCGATTATGATGATGTTTAG
- a CDS encoding GIY-YIG nuclease family protein yields MKRKTSHKYYVYILTNKNKTVLYTGVTNNLKDRLYFHKNPLPFSKAFTTKYKCYYLIYYEHFFHIEDAIKREKQIKGWSRSKKENLVSNVNPSWLFLDEEI; encoded by the coding sequence ATGAAACGAAAAACATCACATAAATATTATGTTTATATACTTACCAATAAAAATAAAACGGTACTTTACACGGGCGTCACAAATAACTTAAAAGACCGATTGTATTTTCATAAAAATCCACTTCCTTTTTCTAAAGCATTTACAACAAAATATAAATGCTACTATTTAATTTACTACGAACATTTCTTTCACATTGAAGATGCTATTAAAAGAGAAAAACAAATTAAGGGGTGGAGCAGATCAAAAAAAGAAAATTTGGTTTCAAATGTCAATCCATCATGGTTGTTTTTAGATGAAGAGATATAA
- a CDS encoding glycosyltransferase family 9 protein, protein MQSTSKHILVIRLSAMGDVAMVVPVLRALEQQYPDIKVTLLTKGFFTPFFRDLKQTTVFNADLKGAHKGVYGLFKLAKQLERNHCFYAVADLHNVLRSKILKTFLKTKRFVSIDKGRKEKGLLTKGKRFEQLKTTHQRYADVFEALGFPIDLSKPQFPKKVVLNSKLQSLIGESSKKRIGIAPFAAHAGKMYPLELMTQLIERLSNTYEIVLFGGGTAEISKLNRMASQFDHVTNLAGELSLDEELDVISNLDLMLAMDSGNAHMAAMLGIKVVTIWGVTHPFAGFAPFNQPDDYALLPDRNQYPKIPTSVYGNKYPVDYKTVAGTISIETVMEKINAIL, encoded by the coding sequence ATGCAAAGCACGTCTAAACACATTCTTGTTATACGCCTCTCTGCTATGGGCGATGTGGCTATGGTTGTACCCGTGTTACGCGCTTTAGAGCAGCAATATCCCGATATTAAAGTTACACTATTAACCAAAGGGTTCTTCACTCCTTTTTTTCGAGATTTAAAACAGACTACGGTATTTAATGCCGATCTTAAAGGGGCGCATAAAGGGGTTTACGGTCTTTTTAAACTGGCCAAACAACTCGAAAGAAACCATTGCTTTTATGCTGTTGCCGATTTGCATAACGTTTTAAGAAGTAAAATTTTAAAAACCTTTTTAAAGACAAAGCGTTTTGTATCTATTGATAAAGGGCGAAAAGAAAAAGGTTTATTAACTAAGGGCAAACGTTTTGAACAGCTTAAAACAACGCACCAACGCTACGCCGATGTTTTTGAAGCCCTTGGTTTCCCAATAGATTTATCGAAGCCCCAATTTCCTAAAAAAGTGGTTTTAAACTCAAAACTCCAAAGCCTTATAGGGGAAAGCTCAAAAAAAAGAATTGGTATTGCCCCTTTTGCTGCCCATGCTGGGAAAATGTATCCCTTAGAGTTGATGACACAGCTTATTGAAAGGCTATCCAATACTTATGAAATTGTCTTATTTGGTGGTGGCACAGCCGAAATTAGTAAGTTAAACCGCATGGCCAGTCAATTTGATCATGTTACTAATTTGGCGGGTGAATTAAGTTTAGATGAAGAATTGGATGTGATATCAAATTTAGATTTGATGTTAGCCATGGATTCTGGAAACGCACATATGGCGGCGATGTTAGGTATAAAAGTTGTGACCATTTGGGGTGTTACACATCCGTTTGCCGGTTTTGCACCTTTTAATCAACCTGATGATTATGCGCTGCTACCCGATAGAAATCAATACCCAAAAATACCAACTTCGGTTTATGGGAATAAGTATCCGGTGGATTATAAAACTGTTGCAGGAACAATTTCTATTGAGACGGTTATGGAAAAGATTAATGCTATTCTTTAA
- a CDS encoding GIY-YIG nuclease family protein, whose protein sequence is MQKSYVYFLTNKNNSVVYIGVTSNLLKRVYEHKAKIRKGFTHRYNCDKLVYYEEFNDIKQAISREKILKSGNRKRKEDLINIQNPNWDDLSDGWLFYFD, encoded by the coding sequence ATGCAAAAGTCCTATGTTTACTTCTTGACAAATAAAAATAATTCAGTAGTTTATATTGGTGTAACCTCTAATTTACTAAAAAGGGTTTACGAACATAAAGCTAAAATTAGAAAAGGATTTACACACAGATATAACTGTGATAAACTGGTTTATTATGAAGAATTTAACGATATTAAACAAGCGATATCAAGAGAAAAAATATTAAAGTCTGGGAATAGAAAACGCAAAGAAGATCTAATTAATATCCAAAATCCTAATTGGGACGATTTATCTGATGGTTGGCTCTTTTATTTTGATTAA
- a CDS encoding GIY-YIG nuclease family protein translates to MQKSYVYFLTNKNNSVVYIGVTSNLLKRVYEHKAKIRKGFTHRYNCDKLVYYEEFNDIKQAISREKILKSGNRKRKEDLINVQNPNWDDLSDGWLFYFD, encoded by the coding sequence ATGCAAAAGTCCTATGTTTACTTCTTGACAAATAAAAATAATTCAGTAGTTTATATTGGTGTAACCTCTAATTTACTAAAAAGGGTTTACGAACATAAAGCTAAAATTAGAAAAGGATTTACACACAGATATAACTGTGATAAACTGGTTTATTATGAAGAATTTAACGATATTAAACAAGCGATATCAAGAGAAAAAATATTAAAGTCTGGGAATAGAAAACGCAAAGAAGATCTAATTAATGTCCAAAATCCTAATTGGGACGATTTATCTGATGGTTGGCTTTTTTATTTTGATTAA
- a CDS encoding DUF4254 domain-containing protein, translating to MFTSKANTIFQDVIEKYHVVNSVDQAFENPYNKDSQLIEHLLYRKCWIDTVQWHYEDIIRDPQIDPVAALTLKRKIDASNQDRTDMVEYIDSYFLEKYKDVTVKDNATINTESPAWGIDRLSILALKVYHMHEEATRPDASEAHRAACQKKLDILLEQRVDLSTAIDTLLADIEKGDKYMKVYKQMKMYNDDELNPVLRSQK from the coding sequence ATGTTTACAAGTAAAGCAAATACAATTTTTCAAGACGTTATTGAGAAATATCACGTGGTTAATTCGGTCGATCAAGCTTTTGAAAATCCGTACAATAAAGACTCGCAATTAATAGAACATTTGTTATACAGAAAGTGTTGGATCGATACCGTACAATGGCATTATGAAGACATTATTCGCGATCCACAAATTGATCCTGTTGCGGCCTTAACCTTAAAGCGTAAAATTGATGCATCGAATCAAGATAGAACCGATATGGTAGAATATATTGATAGCTATTTTCTTGAAAAATATAAAGATGTTACTGTAAAAGATAATGCGACTATTAATACTGAAAGTCCAGCTTGGGGTATTGACAGATTGTCTATTTTAGCGTTAAAAGTGTACCATATGCATGAGGAAGCTACCAGACCCGATGCTTCGGAAGCTCATAGAGCGGCATGCCAGAAAAAACTGGATATTTTATTGGAGCAACGCGTTGATTTATCGACAGCTATCGATACGCTTTTAGCCGATATTGAAAAAGGCGATAAATACATGAAAGTGTACAAGCAAATGAAAATGTACAACGATGATGAGCTGAATCCAGTATTGCGCTCACAAAAATAA
- the upp gene encoding uracil phosphoribosyltransferase encodes MHIHNLSLQNSVLNNYIAEMRDFSIQKDRMRFRRNIERVGEILAYEMSKTLSYKSSSITTPLDRCDMDLMANDMVLCSILRAGVPLHNGLLNYFDQAENAFISAYRHHKDQQESFEIIVEYLACPSLENKTLILADPMLATGQSMVATFEALKPFGTPKEIHLVSVIGAEAGVAYVKKHFNENTHLWIATIDPDLNDKGYIIPGLGDAGDLAFGEKLQH; translated from the coding sequence ATGCACATTCATAATCTATCGCTTCAAAACTCTGTACTAAACAACTATATAGCCGAAATGCGAGACTTCTCCATTCAAAAAGACCGTATGCGCTTTAGACGAAATATTGAACGGGTAGGAGAGATTTTAGCTTACGAAATGAGTAAAACCTTAAGCTATAAAAGCAGCAGCATTACAACACCTTTAGACCGTTGCGATATGGATTTAATGGCCAACGACATGGTTCTGTGTTCTATTTTAAGAGCGGGAGTTCCCCTACACAACGGTTTACTCAATTATTTTGACCAAGCTGAAAATGCTTTTATATCGGCTTACAGACACCATAAAGACCAACAGGAGAGCTTTGAAATTATTGTTGAATACTTGGCCTGCCCGAGTTTAGAAAACAAAACCTTAATTCTAGCCGACCCCATGTTAGCCACGGGACAATCTATGGTGGCCACTTTCGAAGCCTTAAAACCTTTTGGAACACCCAAAGAGATACATTTAGTAAGTGTCATTGGTGCGGAAGCAGGTGTTGCTTATGTTAAAAAACACTTTAATGAAAACACCCATTTATGGATTGCAACCATAGACCCCGATTTAAACGATAAAGGTTATATTATTCCGGGTCTTGGTGATGCTGGCGATTTGGCTTTTGGAGAAAAACTACAGCATTAA
- a CDS encoding UDP-glucuronic acid decarboxylase family protein: MKTVLITGAAGFLGSHLCDRFIAEGYRVIGMDNFITGDKKNLKHLENHANFEFIEHDVTEFIKIDGDLDYILHFASPASPIDYLKIPIQTLKVGSLGTHNLLGLAKAKKARILIASTSEVYGDPLVHPQTEDYFGNVNTIGPRGVYDEAKRFQESITMAYHRYHSLETRIVRIFNTYGPRMRLNDGRVIPAFMGQALRGENLTIFGDGLQTRSFCYVSDQVEGIYRLLLSDYVYPVNIGNPNEITIKDFAEEIIKLTGTTQKIVYKDLPLGDPMQRQPDITLAKKLLDWEPKVGRAEGMQKTFNYFKSLTEEELYKSAHKDFSRFINK, encoded by the coding sequence ATGAAAACGGTTTTAATAACAGGTGCTGCGGGATTTTTAGGCTCGCATTTATGCGATCGCTTTATTGCCGAAGGCTATCGCGTTATCGGGATGGATAACTTTATTACTGGCGATAAAAAGAACCTTAAACATTTAGAGAATCATGCCAATTTCGAGTTTATAGAGCACGATGTTACCGAGTTTATTAAAATTGATGGCGACTTAGATTATATCTTGCATTTTGCCTCGCCAGCAAGTCCTATCGATTATTTAAAAATACCCATCCAAACCCTAAAAGTGGGGTCTTTAGGCACGCATAACTTGTTAGGCTTGGCAAAAGCTAAAAAAGCACGCATACTTATTGCATCAACCTCCGAGGTTTATGGCGACCCTTTAGTACACCCACAAACCGAAGATTATTTTGGTAATGTAAATACCATTGGACCACGTGGGGTTTACGATGAGGCCAAGCGTTTTCAAGAGTCTATAACTATGGCTTACCACAGATACCATAGTCTAGAAACGCGAATAGTGCGTATATTTAACACCTACGGACCACGAATGCGACTTAACGATGGTAGAGTTATCCCCGCATTTATGGGACAAGCTTTAAGAGGCGAAAATTTAACTATATTTGGCGACGGGTTGCAAACTCGATCGTTTTGTTATGTGAGCGATCAAGTAGAAGGCATTTATAGATTATTATTAAGTGATTATGTCTATCCTGTTAATATAGGGAACCCCAACGAAATTACGATTAAAGATTTTGCTGAAGAAATAATTAAACTCACAGGAACAACACAAAAAATAGTGTATAAAGATTTACCCTTAGGCGATCCTATGCAACGGCAACCAGATATAACTTTAGCAAAAAAACTATTAGATTGGGAACCAAAAGTTGGAAGGGCCGAAGGCATGCAAAAAACTTTTAACTATTTTAAATCACTTACAGAGGAAGAATTGTACAAAAGTGCGCATAAAGATTTTTCGAGGTTTATTAATAAATAG
- a CDS encoding exopolysaccharide biosynthesis polyprenyl glycosylphosphotransferase — translation MDYKGRRYSGFMKPLFGLIDLSIIIATVFFFPINMSNTYLFVSYLSVLWIVISFKNHFYEVQRHTKIVQVIILLFRQMFFFAIILYTYIGVFKQPNISRWALAEYLGTVFVLISFVKILTFILLRKYRSALKGNIRNVVVIGKNEKTRQLIDIFNSRLDFGYKFKKQFNTKKEGFSMQDCFDYVIENDIDEIYFSIAELCNKQINDLVNFADNNLRELKFIPDNKDIFTKKLTYEYYDYIPILSLREIPLQEPLNKFLKRVFDMAFSLVIIFGLLSWLIPIMAVLIKLESRGPVFFKQKRNGIKYKEFNCYKFRSMTPNTKANLHQATKGDQRITKVGEFMRKTSIDELPQFFNVLFGDMSVVGPRPHMVYHTDLYAKKVDKFMVRHFVKPGITGLAQTKGCRGEIETDVDMINRVKYDIFYIENWSLVLDVKLVVQTFLNAVKGEEKAY, via the coding sequence ATGGATTATAAGGGGAGGCGATATTCAGGTTTTATGAAACCTCTATTTGGTTTAATTGATTTAAGTATCATAATTGCGACTGTTTTTTTCTTTCCAATAAACATGAGTAATACCTATCTGTTTGTAAGTTACCTCTCGGTACTATGGATAGTGATTTCTTTTAAAAATCATTTTTACGAAGTCCAAAGACATACTAAAATCGTACAGGTTATTATATTATTGTTCCGGCAAATGTTCTTTTTTGCGATAATCTTGTACACTTATATTGGTGTATTTAAACAACCTAATATTAGCAGGTGGGCCTTAGCAGAATATTTAGGTACTGTTTTTGTGCTCATTTCTTTTGTGAAAATCTTAACCTTTATTTTACTTAGAAAGTACCGCTCGGCCTTAAAAGGAAATATTAGAAATGTGGTGGTTATTGGTAAAAACGAAAAAACCCGACAATTAATAGATATTTTTAATTCGAGATTAGATTTTGGTTATAAATTCAAAAAGCAGTTTAATACCAAAAAGGAAGGTTTTTCTATGCAAGATTGCTTCGATTATGTGATTGAAAACGATATTGACGAAATCTATTTTTCTATTGCCGAGCTCTGTAACAAGCAAATAAACGATTTGGTAAATTTCGCCGATAATAACTTAAGAGAGTTAAAATTTATTCCCGATAATAAAGATATTTTCACTAAAAAACTCACTTACGAGTATTACGATTATATTCCCATTTTATCCCTACGGGAAATTCCACTTCAAGAACCCTTAAATAAATTTCTAAAACGGGTATTCGATATGGCATTCTCCCTAGTCATTATTTTTGGGCTACTCTCTTGGTTAATTCCTATCATGGCTGTTTTAATAAAACTGGAATCTAGAGGGCCTGTGTTTTTTAAACAAAAACGAAACGGCATTAAGTACAAAGAATTTAATTGCTACAAATTTAGGTCTATGACGCCTAATACAAAGGCGAACCTGCATCAGGCTACAAAAGGCGACCAGCGAATTACAAAAGTGGGTGAATTTATGCGAAAAACAAGTATAGATGAGCTACCTCAATTTTTTAATGTGCTCTTTGGCGATATGTCTGTTGTGGGGCCGCGACCTCATATGGTTTATCACACCGATTTATACGCCAAAAAGGTAGACAAGTTTATGGTGCGCCACTTTGTAAAACCAGGGATTACCGGTTTGGCACAAACAAAAGGCTGTAGAGGCGAAATTGAGACCGATGTCGATATGATTAACCGAGTGAAATACGATATTTTTTATATTGAAAACTGGTCGTTGGTGCTGGATGTAAAGCTTGTGGTACAGACCTTCTTAAATGCAGTAAAAGGCGAAGAGAAGGCTTATTAG
- a CDS encoding DUF6341 family protein gives MKDFFNAIEDLFDVLFIPFDTLAELELENWFAANAVSWLFILIGFAALVYWMLQLKKYSATDKEDKSITAHSYL, from the coding sequence ATGAAAGATTTTTTCAATGCCATAGAAGATTTATTTGATGTTCTTTTTATTCCTTTTGATACGTTGGCGGAGCTAGAGCTAGAAAATTGGTTTGCTGCCAATGCCGTATCGTGGCTTTTTATTCTTATTGGTTTTGCTGCCTTGGTGTATTGGATGCTTCAGCTTAAAAAATATAGCGCTACCGATAAGGAAGACAAAAGCATTACGGCACATTCATATTTGTAA
- a CDS encoding DUF6427 family protein: MISSVFNNSKPINFAIAFFMTLLAFLVLNIKYADIVPNFGFIANQIFLLFVIYLSVFLISFIVEKNSLTQNTNYEIICYCLFLLAFPQILSDSNIIYANFFVLLGCRRVASLHTQAHVSKKLFDAAFWFSIASLFYFWSLLFFLLIIFMLILYVNNNIKHWFIPFIGVLAVFVLTVTVSLVRYDSFFELFGAFPEVSYNFSSYNTTSAIIFITLLFSFGLWASIFYLKNTRHKKKSVKPVFYAVLFAVFIGFLIIVVAPHKNGSEFLFILAPLAVVIASYIEIIQEKWFKELFISVLLVLSFILLML, from the coding sequence ATGATTTCTAGTGTTTTTAATAATTCGAAACCCATAAATTTTGCGATTGCATTTTTTATGACACTTTTAGCCTTTTTAGTGCTTAATATAAAGTATGCTGACATAGTGCCAAACTTTGGTTTTATTGCAAATCAAATATTTCTACTTTTTGTTATTTATCTGTCTGTTTTTCTGATTAGTTTTATTGTAGAAAAAAACAGTTTAACACAAAATACTAATTACGAGATTATATGTTATTGTTTGTTTTTGCTCGCATTCCCTCAAATATTAAGTGATTCCAATATTATTTATGCCAACTTTTTTGTGCTCTTGGGATGCAGAAGAGTGGCCAGCTTACATACTCAGGCTCATGTAAGTAAAAAACTGTTCGACGCCGCCTTTTGGTTTAGTATAGCATCCCTATTTTATTTTTGGTCGCTATTATTTTTCTTACTGATTATTTTTATGCTCATCTTATATGTAAATAACAATATTAAGCATTGGTTTATTCCGTTTATTGGAGTGTTGGCTGTTTTTGTGCTCACCGTAACGGTGTCTTTAGTGCGTTACGATAGTTTTTTTGAGCTATTTGGAGCTTTTCCCGAAGTGAGCTATAACTTTAGTTCGTACAATACCACAAGCGCCATTATCTTTATAACCCTGTTGTTCTCTTTTGGTCTATGGGCTTCTATTTTTTATCTTAAAAATACAAGACATAAGAAGAAATCTGTGAAACCAGTATTTTATGCGGTATTATTTGCTGTGTTTATCGGGTTTTTAATTATCGTGGTAGCGCCTCATAAAAATGGGAGTGAGTTTTTATTCATACTCGCTCCGCTGGCAGTTGTTATTGCCAGTTATATAGAAATTATACAGGAAAAATGGTTTAAAGAGCTTTTTATTTCGGTGCTTCTTGTCTTGTCTTTTATACTGTTAATGCTGTAG
- the purD gene encoding phosphoribosylamine--glycine ligase, giving the protein MNILVLGSGGREHTFAWKIAQSPLCKNLYVAPGNSGTAAIATNVDISVTDFEAIKTLVLDNNISMVVVGPEDPLVKGIHDFFLKDESLKAVTVIGPQQKAAELEGSKEFAKEFLFRHHIPTAAYQSFTKATVEEGYAFLETLKPPYVLKADGLAAGKGVVILEDLQEAKTELKSMLVDAKFGAASTKVVIEEFLEGIELSCFVLTDGKHYKILPTAKDYKRIGEGDTGLNTGGMGAVSPVPFATEAFLDKIEQRIVKPTIEGFKKDDLPYVGFVFIGLIKVGDDPKVIEYNVRMGDPETEVVLPRIKNDFVELLQAMSNQTLDKIDIEIDERAATTIMLVSGGYPEAYEKGKEITGLNAIEDSIVFHAGASVQNDKIITSGGRVMAITSYGDTYQEAIKKSYQSINKIHFDKMNYRKDIGFDL; this is encoded by the coding sequence ATGAATATTTTAGTTTTAGGCTCTGGTGGAAGAGAACATACCTTTGCATGGAAAATCGCGCAAAGCCCTTTATGTAAAAACTTATATGTGGCTCCAGGAAATTCTGGAACCGCGGCAATAGCGACGAACGTAGATATAAGTGTTACCGATTTCGAGGCCATTAAAACCTTGGTCTTAGATAACAATATTAGTATGGTTGTGGTAGGGCCAGAAGATCCCTTGGTAAAAGGTATTCACGATTTCTTTTTAAAAGACGAGAGTTTAAAAGCTGTTACAGTTATAGGGCCGCAACAAAAGGCTGCCGAGCTAGAAGGTAGTAAGGAGTTTGCTAAAGAGTTTCTATTTCGTCATCATATACCAACAGCAGCATATCAGAGTTTTACAAAAGCTACCGTAGAAGAAGGCTATGCCTTTTTAGAAACCTTAAAGCCTCCCTATGTGTTAAAGGCCGATGGTTTGGCTGCAGGAAAGGGCGTTGTTATTCTTGAGGATTTGCAGGAGGCGAAAACCGAATTAAAAAGCATGCTTGTGGATGCTAAGTTTGGAGCAGCCAGTACAAAAGTGGTTATCGAAGAGTTTCTAGAGGGTATCGAATTGAGCTGTTTTGTACTAACCGATGGTAAACATTATAAAATTTTACCTACAGCTAAAGATTATAAACGTATTGGCGAAGGCGATACGGGTTTAAATACTGGTGGTATGGGAGCGGTGTCTCCGGTGCCCTTTGCTACCGAAGCGTTTTTAGATAAAATAGAACAGCGTATTGTTAAACCAACAATAGAAGGCTTTAAAAAAGACGATTTACCTTATGTTGGTTTTGTATTTATAGGGCTGATTAAAGTGGGAGACGATCCAAAAGTTATCGAGTATAATGTTAGAATGGGCGACCCAGAAACCGAGGTTGTTTTGCCGCGTATAAAAAATGATTTTGTCGAGCTATTACAAGCCATGTCTAACCAAACCTTAGATAAAATAGATATTGAAATAGACGAGCGCGCCGCTACAACTATCATGTTGGTGTCTGGTGGTTATCCTGAAGCTTACGAAAAAGGAAAAGAAATTACTGGTCTTAATGCTATTGAAGATTCCATTGTTTTTCATGCTGGAGCGAGCGTGCAAAATGATAAAATTATCACTTCTGGCGGTCGTGTTATGGCCATAACATCGTATGGAGATACCTACCAGGAAGCCATTAAAAAATCGTACCAAAGTATTAATAAAATACATTTCGATAAGATGAACTACCGAAAAGATATTGGTTTCGATTTATAG
- a CDS encoding UDP-glucose 6-dehydrogenase: MKIKTICCIGAGYVGGPTMAVIASKCPHIKITVVDINADRIAAWNSENFDELPIFEPGLADIVKATRGKNLFFSTDIDKAIDEAEMIFISVNTPTKTYGKGKGMAADLKYIELCARQIARVAKQDKIVVEKSTLPVRTASAIKNILDHVGNGVNFQILSNPEFLAEGTAVQDLLNPDRVLIGGDTSTATGESAVNALVDIYTHWIPKAQILTTNLWSSELSKLTANAFLAQRVSSINAMSEICEKTGADITEVSKAIGMDSRIGPKFLNASVGFGGSCFQKDILNLVYIARSYNLYEVANYWEQVIIMNDHQKNRFSDHIVTTLYNTVSGKKIAFLGWAFKKDTNDTRMSPAIHVADNLLSEQAKIAVFDPKVTSERMYMDIDHLNTRTSEANRAALSVHNNPYEACKNAHAIAILTEWDEFKTYDWTRIYENMQKPAFLFDGRGVLDKKLMEKIGFTYYKIGSGY; the protein is encoded by the coding sequence ATGAAAATTAAAACCATCTGTTGCATAGGCGCAGGTTACGTAGGCGGTCCCACCATGGCGGTAATCGCCAGTAAGTGCCCACATATAAAAATTACGGTTGTCGATATTAATGCCGATAGAATAGCCGCTTGGAACAGCGAAAATTTCGACGAGCTCCCTATATTCGAGCCTGGCTTAGCAGATATTGTTAAAGCAACCCGAGGTAAGAACCTGTTCTTTTCTACCGATATTGACAAGGCTATAGACGAGGCCGAGATGATTTTTATTTCGGTAAATACACCTACTAAAACCTACGGTAAAGGGAAAGGCATGGCAGCCGATTTAAAATACATCGAGCTATGTGCCAGACAAATCGCCAGAGTTGCGAAACAAGATAAAATAGTGGTCGAGAAATCTACCCTACCTGTACGCACCGCATCGGCCATAAAAAACATTTTAGACCATGTGGGTAATGGTGTTAATTTTCAAATTTTATCTAATCCAGAATTTTTGGCCGAGGGTACCGCTGTTCAAGATTTATTAAATCCAGATCGGGTATTAATTGGTGGCGATACCTCGACTGCAACTGGAGAATCCGCAGTAAATGCCCTAGTCGATATTTATACCCATTGGATTCCTAAAGCACAAATTTTAACCACCAATCTGTGGTCATCAGAACTATCAAAACTAACGGCCAATGCCTTTTTAGCCCAACGGGTTTCGTCTATAAATGCCATGTCGGAAATCTGTGAAAAAACAGGTGCCGATATTACAGAGGTGTCTAAAGCTATTGGAATGGATTCTCGAATAGGCCCCAAATTTTTAAATGCCTCTGTGGGCTTTGGCGGTTCTTGCTTTCAGAAAGATATTTTAAATCTGGTGTATATTGCTAGAAGTTATAATTTATACGAGGTAGCCAATTATTGGGAGCAGGTTATTATTATGAACGACCATCAAAAAAATCGATTTTCAGATCATATTGTCACTACCCTGTACAATACTGTTTCGGGAAAGAAAATAGCCTTTTTAGGTTGGGCCTTTAAAAAAGATACGAACGATACCCGCATGTCGCCAGCCATTCATGTGGCCGATAATTTGTTAAGCGAGCAAGCAAAAATTGCGGTGTTCGATCCTAAAGTGACCTCCGAAAGAATGTACATGGATATCGATCATTTAAATACCCGAACTTCCGAAGCGAATAGAGCTGCTTTAAGTGTGCATAACAATCCTTATGAGGCTTGTAAAAACGCCCATGCTATTGCTATTTTAACCGAGTGGGACGAATTTAAAACCTACGATTGGACACGTATTTACGAAAACATGCAAAAACCAGCCTTTTTATTCGACGGTAGAGGGGTTTTAGATAAAAAACTTATGGAAAAGATCGGGTTTACCTATTATAAAATTGGAAGCGGATATTAA